A window from Chrysemys picta bellii isolate R12L10 chromosome 20, ASM1138683v2, whole genome shotgun sequence encodes these proteins:
- the LOC101953592 gene encoding chemerin-like receptor 1 → MVFLIVFLVLCGVAFLAGVPLNSYVFFVASFRVERTARTMWFWSRAVADLMFIIFLPLRFTSNFIPDFIPDSANEMSNTFTSFHMFFSAFLLMTLSVDHCILVACPEWARNHRTPRLTFKMVIGMWALSAGFSLRHGDLWEYVYSPSSIRMNFQLDDGKVKAAVAIQFLVGFLIPLVLILIPTFYIILAAKLRRNRIQSTKPLKILLGLIPTFFLCWLPYHVFSFLQISATYPQTLLNTGSTFACVLTYFSSCLNPIFYLTMEEEFLRYRQCVRNPQTTDNSGPEPAE, encoded by the coding sequence ATGGTGTTTCTAATTGTCTTCCTGGTGCTGTGTGGTGTGGCCTTCCTCGCCGGGGTGCCATTGAATAGCTACGTCTTCTTCGTTGCCAGCTTCCGTGTGGAGAGGACGGCCAGGACCATGTGGTTCTGGAGCCGGGCCGTGGCCGATTTAATGTTCATCATCTTCCTGCCCCTCAGATTTACCTCCAACTTCATCCCGGACTTCATCCCAGACTCAGCCAATGAGATGAGCAACACCTTCACCTCCTTCCACATGTTCTTCAGCGCCTTCCTCCTCATGACCCTCAGTGTTGATCACTGCATCCTAGTGGCATGCCCTGAGTGGGCCAGGAACCACCGCACGCCCCGCCTGACATTCAAGATGGTTATAGGCATGTGGGCCCTGTCTGCTGGTTTCAGCTTGCGGCATGGTGATCTCTGGGAATACGTGTACTCACCTTCCAGCATCAGAATGAACTTCCAACTGGATGACGGGAAAGTGAAGGCTGCCGTTGCCATCCAGTTCCTTGTTGGGTTTCTGATCCCACTAGTCTTGATCTTGATCCCAACCTTCTACATCATTCTCGCTGCCAAGCTGAGAAGGAACAGGATCCAGTCCACCAAGCCGCTCAAGATCCTTCTTGGCTTGATCCCGACCTTTTTCCTCTGTTGGCTGCCGTATCACGTTTTTTCCTTCCTGCAGATCTCAGCTACGTACCCTCAGACTCTTCTGAACACAGGAAGCACTTTTGCTTGTGTCCTGACATATTTCAGCAGCTGCCTCAACCCCATCTTCTACCTCACCATGGAGGAAGAATTTCTGAGGTACCGGCAATGTGTACGCAACCCCCAAACCACCGACAACTCAGGGCCAGAGCCGGCTGAATAG
- the LOC135976885 gene encoding C3a anaphylatoxin chemotactic receptor-like — MITGLENLPYSLRIIGPLAYEDLTLSEFSSRFGESVKSEGIINILFVAGCRMGRTASTMWFLNRAVNDLIFIIFLPFRYIFLLRLNWATTLSSTITSFHMFSSAFLLMALSVDRCILVARPEWARNHRTPRLAFMIVLVIWALSLGFSLRYVGLLGSLTSPRHITDTDKGSVKAAVAIQFLVGFLIPLVLILIPTFYMVLAAKLRRKRLIQSTKPLKILLGLIPAFFLCWLPYHVSLLLILDTNRPPHLITVIVFTSVLTYFSTWLNPIFYLTMEEEYLRYRQVARNPQTTDNLSPEPAE, encoded by the exons ATGATTActggattagaaaacctgccttaca GTCTTCGAATCATTGGGCCATTGGCCTACGAGGATTTGACCCTATCTGAGTTCAGCTCAAGATTTGGGGAGTCTGTAAAGTCTGAGGGGATTATAAACATCCTCTTTGTCGCCGGCTGCCGTATGGGGAGGACGGCCAGCACCATGTGGTTCCTGAACCGGGCCGTGAACGATTTAATTTTCATCATCTTCCTGCCCTTCAGATACATCTTCTTACTGCGCTTAAACTGGGCCACGACGCTGAGCAGCACCATCACCTCCTTCCACATGTTCTCCAGCGCCTTCCTCCTCATGGCCCTCAGTGTCGATCGCTGCATCCTCGTGGCACGCCCTGAGTGGGCCCGGAACCACCGCACGCCCCGCCTGGCTTTCATGATTGTTTTGGTCATATGGGCCCTGTCTCTTGGGTTCAGTTTGCGGTACGTTGGTCTCTTGGGATCCCTCACCTCACCTCGGCATATCACCGATACAGATAAAGGCAGCGTGAAGGCCGCCGTTGCGATCCAGTTCCTGGTTGGGTTTCTGATCCCATTAGTCTTGATCTTAATCCCAACCTTCTACATGGTTCTAGCTGCCAAGTTGAGGAGGAAGAGGCTGATCCAGTCCACCAAGCCACTCAAGATCCTCCTTGGTTTGATCCCAGCCTTTTTCCTCTGCTGGCTGCCGTATCATGTCTCCTTGCTGCTGATTTTAGATACAAACCGTCCACCTCATCTGATCACGGTAATTGTTTTTACTTCAGTCCTGACATATTTCAGCACTTGGCTCAACCCCATCTTCTACCTCACCATGGAGGAAGAGTATCTAAGGTACCGGCAAGTTGCACGCAACCCCCAAACCACTGACAACTTGAGTCCGGAGCCGGCTGAATAG
- the LOC101953303 gene encoding C3a anaphylatoxin chemotactic receptor-like, with translation MVFLIIPLVLCVVAIPAGVLLNGYILFVTGCRMERTASSVWFLNQAMADVTFIIFLPLRFTSTFMLDIDWAKRLSSTVTSLHMFASAFLLTALSVNRCILVARPEWARNHRTPLLAFRMVMGLWALSAGFSLRYSDLWESLLSPASSSMNFQLDEERVKTSVVIQFLVGFLIPLALILIPTIYIFLAAKLRRNRRIQSTKPLKILLGLIPTFFLCWLPYHVFSFLLISATYPLPLLEIGSAFAWVLTYFSSCLNPIFYLTVDKEFLRYRQHARNLETTDNLGPEPDE, from the coding sequence ATGGTGTTCCTAATCATCCCTCTGGTGCTGTGTGTCGTGGCCATCCCTGCTGGGGTGCTGTTGAACGGCTACATCCTCTTTGTCACCGGCTGCCGTATGGAGAGGACGGCCAGCTCCGTGTGGTTCCTGAACCAGGCCATGGCCGATGTCACTTTCATCATCTTCTTGCCACTCAGATTCACCTCCACCTTCATGCTGGACATAGACTGGGCCAAGCGGCTGAGCAGCACCGTCACCTCCCTACACATGTTTGCCAGCGCCTTCCTCCTCACGGCCCTCAGTGTCAATCGCTGCATCCTTGTGGCACGCCCTGAGTGGGCCCGGAACCACCGCACGCCCCTCCTGGCTTTCAGGATGGTTATGGGCCTGTGGGCCCTGTCTGCTGGGTTCAGCTTGCGGTACAGTGATCTCTGGGAATCCCTGCTGTcgcctgccagcagcagcatgaaTTTCCAACTGGATGAAGAGAGGGTGAAGACCTCCGTGGTGATCCAGTTCCTGGTCGGGTTTCTGATCCCATTAGCCTTGATCTTGATCCCAACCATCTACATCTTTCTAGCTGCCAAGCTCAGAAGGAACAGGCGGATCCAGTCCACCAAGCCACTCAAGATCCTTCTTGGCTTGATCCCAACCTTTTTCCTCTGCTGGCTGCCGTATCACGTCTTCTCCTTCCTGCTGATATCAGCTACATACCCTCTGCCTCTTCTGGAAATAGGAAGTGCTTTTGCTTGGGTCCTGACATATTTCAGTAGCTGCCTCAACCCCATCTTCTACCTCACCGTGGATAAAGAGTTTCTGAGGTACCGGCAACATGCACGCAACCTCGAAACCACCGACAACTTGGGGCCAGAGCCGGATGAATAG